The Rhododendron vialii isolate Sample 1 chromosome 5a, ASM3025357v1 genome contains a region encoding:
- the LOC131325838 gene encoding pectinesterase inhibitor 3 translates to MAVNFSFSLLLLALFLSLSSQTHSAGPNKPRDDLVRSSCVHASYPDICLRTLSSYDGPANTPRDLAQAAVKVSLTRARKVSGYLTTVRSGSKREQSALRDCVDQVGDSVDELSKTLSELQHIRTGGGGATFRWQMSNAETWVSAALTNEDTCLDGFREIDGKVRVDVRRKITNVARVTSNALYLINRLDQTRG, encoded by the coding sequence ATGGCCGTGaacttctctttctctctcctcctcctcgctctcttcctctctctctcctcacaaaCACATTCCGCCGGACCAAACAAACCAAGAGACGACCTGGTCCGGTCATCGTGCGTCCACGCCAGCTACCCGGACATATGCCTCCGAACCCTCTCCTCCTATGATGGCCCAGCCAACACCCCAAGAGACCTAGCCCAGGCCGCCGTCAAAGTCAGCCTCACCCGAGCCCGTAAAGTCTCCGGCTACTTAACCACCGTGCGGAGCGGGAGCAAGAGGGAGCAATCGGCGCTGAGGGACTGCGTCGACCAGGTGGGTGACTCGGTGGACGAGCTGAGCAAGACGCTGTCGGAGCTCCAGCACATCCGCACCGGAGGCGGCGGCGCCACGTTCCGGTGGCAGATGAGCAACGCCGAGACGTGGGTGAGCGCCGCCCTGACGAACGAGGACACGTGCCTCGATGGGTTTCGAGAGATCGATGGGAAAGTTAGGGTTGATGTGAGGAGGAAGATCACCAATGTGGCTAGAGTTACCAGTAACGCGCTGTACCTGATCAATCGCCTCGACCAGACTCGGGGCTAG
- the LOC131325744 gene encoding uncharacterized protein LOC131325744, with protein MEGLDMHESDDFCNSILSRYSNSTEEHHQHLCAVIGAMSQELKDQKLPLTPIAYFGATCSSLDRLSSETEPPAHVLDSLLTLLSLVLPRVSSAILKKKTEYVSGVVVRVLRSKSITPGAAASGMKCVSHLLVIGEKFSWSDVSPLYKVLIDHVTDDHPKVRRQAHMCLRDALYSFQGTGVLAPASEAITNILKRLVLLAGGSNASASEGPKGAQEILYVLDALKDCLPLLSLKFSTSILTYFKSLLELQQPVVSRRITNSLNALCLHPNSEVSPEVLLDLLCALGLSISANEMSADDMTFTGRLLDVGMSKIYALNRKICIVKLPLVFTALGDVLAFEHEEALFAAKEAFKNLINACIDESLIKQGVDQIMTRANVDARKSGPTIIEKVCATIESLFDYRYAAVWDISFQVASTMFDKLGGYSSYLLKGTLNNLADMQKLPDEDFPYRKQLHECIGSALGAMGPETFLSIVPLKLEDGDLSEANVWLFPILKQYTVGAHLDFFTESILAMVDILRMKSQVLEREGRIYSSRSVDGLVYSLWSLLPSFCNYPVDIAESFKNLKEALCRNLQEQPDIRGIICSSLQILIHQNKSIVEGKGDPSAIEASIPRQQAMARYTPQVAADNLEVLKKSACELLSLLSKIFMETSKDVGGCLQITISELASIAEKKFVSRLFANRMTRLLKVTEEAGKAENSRSSNLMQIDNSSNESSLSLVRAQLFDLAVSLLPGLDAKEIDLLFVAIKPSLKDVEGLVQKKAYKVLSVILKNSDEFLATRLKELLRVMIEVLPSCHCSAKRYRLDCLYFIIVHVTKGDSEQGPRDIISSFLIEIVLALKETNKKTRNRAYDMLVQIGHACGDEEKGGKKENLHQFFNMVAGGLAGETPHMISAAVKGLARLAYEFSELVSAAYNVLPSTFLLLQRKNREIVKASLGLMKVLVANSQAEGLQLHLSSMVEGLLKWQDTKSHFKAKIRLLLEMLIKKCGLDAVKAVMPEEHMKLLTNIRKIKERKERRVAPKSEESKSHQSEATTSRQSRWNHTKIFSDFGDETDGDADYKDTKTSSGRLSKGSTLLTSKALSLRSKRSRKEAKSLPEDLFDQLEDEPLDLLDRQKTRSALRSSEHLKRKPDSDDEPEIDSEGRLIIHEGGKKKLKREMSPDPDSDARTQASTRLSANSSQIAQKRRKTSDGGWAYMGSEYGSKKASGDVKRKGKLEPYAYWPLDRKMMSRRPEQRAAARKGMANVVKLTKKFEGKSVSSALSLKGMKFKKAKKKGSQKKSR; from the exons ATGGAAGGCCTCGATATGCATGAGTCCGACGACTTCTGCAACTCGATCCTCTCCAGATACAGCAATTCAACAGAGGAGCACCACCAACACCTCTGCGCAGTCATCGGCGCAATGTCGCAGGAGCTCAAGGACCAAAAACTCCCTCTCACCCCCATCGCCTACTTCGGCGCCACGTGCTCCTCTCTCGACCGCCTCTCGTCCGAGACCGAGCCGCCCGCACACGTGCTCGACTCCCTCCTCACCCTTCTATCGTTGGTCCTCCCTCGAGTCTCTTCCGCcattttgaagaagaaaaccGAGTACGTGTCGGGCGTCGTCGTTCGCGTCCTGCGTTCAAAGTCGATAACTCCCGGCGCAGCCGCCTCGGGGATGAAATGCGTTTCGCACTTGCTCGTCATCGGAGAGAAGTTCTCCTGGTCCGACGTGTCACCGCTTTATAAAGTTCTTATTGATCACGTAACGGACGACCATCCAAAG GTTAGGAGACAGGCTCATATGTGTCTTCGTGATGCCCTTTATAGCTTTCAAGGAACAGGGGTGCTGGCACCTGCTAGTGAAGCCATCACAAACATCTTAAAAAGATTAGTGCTGCTTGCTGGCGGATCCAATGCAAGTGCTTCGGAAGGGCCCAAAGGAGCTCAGGAGATACTATATGTGCTGGATGCTCTTAAAGATTGTCTTCCTCTTTTGTCCTTGAAGTTCTCAACTAGCATCCTGACATACTTCAAATCTCTGCTGGAACTACAACAACCTGTTGTTAGTAGGCGTATCACAAATAGTTTGAATGCACTTTGTCTCCACCCAAATTCAGAGGTTTCTCCTGAAGTTTTGCTGGATCTGTTATGTGCATTGGGTCTTTCTATATCAGCAAATGAGATGTCTGCAGATGACATGACATTCACTGGTAGGCTGCTCGATGTTGGAATGTCAAAGATTTATGCTCTTAACAGGAAAATTTGCATAGTCAAACTCCCTCTTGTCTTCACTGCACTTGGAG ATGTTTTGGCGTTTGAACATGAGGAGGCCTTATTTGCAGCCAAAGAGGCTTTCAAAAATCTAATAAATGCATGTATCGATGAAAGCCTGATCAAACAGGGAGTAGATCAGATTATGACACGGGCAAATGTAGATGCAAGAAAATCAGGGCCAACCATCATTGAAAAAGTTTGTGCAACTATTGAAAGTTTATTTGATTATCGCTATGCTGCAGTCTGGGACATATCATTTCAGGTTGCTTCGACGATGTTTGATAAATTAG GTGGATATTCGTCTTACCTATTGAAGGGAACGCTTAACAACCTGGCAGATATGCAGAAATTGCCAGATGAAGACTTCCCTTACAGAAAGCag CTGCATGAATGCATTGGATCAGCTCTTGGTGCCATGGGTCCAGAAACTTTTTTAAGTATTGTACCTCTGAAGTTGGAGGATGGAGACCTATCTGAGGCTAATGTTTGGCTCTTTCCAATTCTAAAGCAATATACAGTCGGTGCCCATTTAGACTTCTTTACAGAGTCAATTTTGGCCATGGTTGATATTTTAAGGATGAAATCTCAAGTG CTTGAGCGAGAAGGGAGGATTTATTCATCAAGGAGTGTGGATGGACTTGTATATTCTCTATGGTCCTTACTGCCTTCTTTTTGCAACTACCCCGTGGATATAGCTGAAAGCTTCAAGAACTTAAAGGAGGCATTATGCAGGAATCTTCAAGAGCAACCTGATATACGTGGAATAATATGCTCCAGTTTGCAGATCCTCATTCACCAGAATAAGAGTATTGTGGAAGGAAAAGGTGATCCATCTGCTATTGAAGCAAGCATTCCCAGACAGCAAGCTATGGCCCGTTATACACCACAGGTTGCAGCTGATAATTTGGAAGTACTGAAGAAGTCTGCTTGTGAGTTATTATCTCTCCTATCCAAAATCTTCATGGAAACTTCAAAGGATGTTGGTGGATGCTTGCAG ATCACAATAAGTGAGCTTGCTTCAATAGCGGAGAAAAAGTTTGTCTCAAGGTTATTCGCAAATAGAATGACGCGGCTTTTGAAAGTAACAGAAGAAGCTGGCAAAGCAGAAAACTCCCGGAGTTCCAATCTGATGCAGATTGACAACTCATCCAATGAAAGTTCACTATCACTAGTAAG GGCACAATTATTTGATTTGGCAGTGTCACTCTTGCCTGGTTTAGATGCCAAGGAGATCGATCTTTTGTTTGTCGCTATTAAGCCTTCATTAAAG GATGTTGAAGGATTGGTTCAAAAGAAGGCATACAAAGTTCTCTCAGTTATTCTCAAG AACTCTGATGAATTTCTTGCAACAAGACTCAAGGAGTTGCTTAGGGTGATGATTGAAGTGCTTCCTTCATGTCATTGTTCAGCCAAACGTTACCGCCTTGATTGTTTGTACTTCATAATAGTCCATGTCACCAAG GGTGATTCAGAGCAGGGGCCACGCGACATCATTAGTTCTTTCTTAATTGAAATTGTACTTGCACTAAAAGAG actaacaaaaaaacaagaaatagagCTTATGATATGCTCGTCCAAATTGGTCATGCCTGTGGAGATgaagaaaaaggaggaaaaaaggaaaatttgcaCCAATTTTTCAACATG GTAGCTGGAGGCCTGGCTGGCGAGACCCCTCATATGATCAGTGCGGCGGTGAAAGGCTTAGCTCGCTTGGCTTATGAATTTTCTGAACTTGTATCTGCTGCTTACAACGTTCTCCCATCCACTTTTCTCCTCCTGCAGAGAAAGAACAGGGAAATTGTTAAA GCTAGTCTTGGTCTTATGAAGGTATTAGTAGCCAATTCACAAGCTGAGGGGTTGCAACTGCACTTAAGTAGCATGGTGGAAGGTCTGCTGAAGTGGCAAGATACCAAGAGCCATTTTAAAGCTAAG ATCAGGTTACTCCTTGAAATGCTTATCAAGAAATGTGGTCTAGATGCCGTCAAGGCTGTAATGCCTGAAGAACACATGAAACTTCTCACTAATATACGAAAG ATTAAGGAGCGGAAAGAAAGGAGAGTTGCTCCTAAATCTGAGGAAAGCAAAAGTCATCAGTCAGAAGCCACTACATCCAG GCAGAGTAGGTGGAATCATACAAAGatattttctgattttggtGATGAAACGGACGGTGATGCAGATTACAAGGATACAAAAACAAGTTCTGGTCGATTGAGCAAGGGTTCTACACTGTTAACCTCCAAAGCATTGTCACTTCG GTCGAAGAGATCCCGCAAAGAAGCCAAGAGCTTGCCGGAAGACTTGTTTGACCAATTAGAAGACGAGCCACTTGACTTGCTTGACCGGCAGAAAACAAGGTCTGCTCTTCGATCATCTGAACACCTCAAACGGAAGCCAGATTCGGATGATGAACCAGAGATAGACTCTGAAGGGCGGCTTATAATTCACGAGGGAGGAAAGAAGAAACTGAAGAGGGAGATGTCACCTGACCCTGATTCTGATGCTAGGACCCAAGCAAGTACTCGTTTGTCTGCAAACTCCTCGCAGATAGCTCAAAAGCGAAGGAAAACATCGGATGGTGGGTGGGCTTACATGGGGAGTGAGTATGGTAGCAAGAAGGCAAGTGGAGATGTGAAGAGGAAGGGTAAGCTTGAGCCATATGCATATTGGCCACTTGATCGAAAAATGATGAGCCGTAGACCAGAGCAACGGGCAGCTGCTAGGAAAGGTATGGCAAATGTGGTAAAGTTGACGAAAAAGTTTGAAGGCAAGAGTGTGTCAAGTGCACTTTCCCTCAAGGGCATGAAGTTTAAGAAAGCGAAAAAGAAAGGAAGCCAGAAGAAAAGTAGGTGA